In Macadamia integrifolia cultivar HAES 741 chromosome 5, SCU_Mint_v3, whole genome shotgun sequence, a single window of DNA contains:
- the LOC122079892 gene encoding DNA-binding protein HEXBP: protein CACSQGNLCKNCKRPGHYARECPNAAVCNNCGLPGHIASECTTKSLCWNCREPGHMASDCTNEGICHTCGKAGHRAKDCTATPLPPGDMRLCNNCYKQGHIAADCTNDKACNNCRKTGHLARDCQNEPICNLCNISGHVARQCPKSEVLGDRVAGGRSSGYRDIVCRSCHQVGHMSRDCMGALMICHNCGGRGHLAFECPSARFMDRGPRRY, encoded by the exons TGTGCCTGCAGCCAAGGAAATCTGTGCAAAAATTGCAAGCGACCGGGTCATTATGCAAGAGAATGCCCTAATGCAGCTGTCTGCAACAACTGCGGTCTCCCTGG GCACATTGCATCCGAGTGTACTACCAAGTCGTTATGCTGGAACTGTCGAGAGCCAGGCCACATGGCCAGCGACTGTACTAATGAGGGCATTTGCCATACTTGCGGCAAGGCTGGCCATCGCGCCAAGGATTGCACAGCTACTCCATTGCCACCAGGGGACATGAGGTTGTGCAACAATTGCTATAAGCAAGGTCATATTGCAGCAGATTGTACAAATGACAAGGCATGCAACAATTGCAGGAAGACAGGCCACCTGGCACGTGATTGCCAAAATGAACCAATCTGCAACTTGTGCAACATCTCTGGGCATGTGGCTAGGCAGTGCCCGAAGTCCGAAGTTCTAGGAGATAGGGTTGCTGGGGGTCGCAGCAGCGGTTACCGAGATATAGTTTGCCGGAGTTGTCATCAGGTGGGTCACATGAGCAGGGATTGCATGGGCGCATTGATGATCTGCCACAACTGTGGTGGCCGAGGGCACTTGGCGTTTGAGTGCCCTTCTGCTCGATTTATGGACCGTGGACCTCGACGTTACTGA